The DNA segment TCTGTTTTTTGTGTATTATTAATAAGAGATAATTATAAAGGTGGGTGTTGTCATTTTAGTGTTGAACTTAAATAAGTGTTTTCATGTTTGTTTGTGTAACAACATGATTGAGATGCAAATAAAGAGGCAAGGACAGCCATGGgctttaatgttttttttgatATGTTACGCAACTACCATCATCATGTGTGAATATCAGGACAACGAATTCAGAGGGCATTGTTTGGTTCGAGAAAGAATATTTAGTCTTGTTTGAATTGAGATTAAGTGAATCTAACGGAGTGAATATGAATTATTTACGTTGGAGATTCgaaaattttaagaattttggttcgaattaattaattataaattagagCAATGAGTTGAGAGTTTCGAAAATGTCAGCTATTCGCCTATCCCAATTATTTTGCAGTCTTTATAacaaagacaaaaatttgtgtgagacgatctcacgggtcgtattttgtgagatagatattttatttgggtaatcaatgaaaaaatattattttttatgctaagagtgttattttttatcgtgaatatcgataagattgaCTTATCTTacattcgtgaaaccgtctcacaagagaaaTATTCTTAAAACAAACACTCGAATGATTGATGTATACTTGTTTGTtatattaatgaaatattaaaatttgtaaatgatTCGTAAATTATTGAAGTGGTACAACTGGTTGGATCCTAcctatttttgaaataaatgtCTCACACAAGAAAGATCAATACTCTAATCAttacatttatatttattagtctatactatatattaagaatgtctctaattNttttttgttttttttaaattccaacaattcaaatagcactttagtccctcgataatttgtcaaatttcattttagtctctcgataattaaaaaaaacactgtTCACACACGCACCGCGTGTGGAGAGTAACTAGTATTTATTAGATTTGTGGTTAAAATATCGATATCAAAACTTCGGGCATATGACTCTTGTACAATTcaattaaatgttttgaaatttatttgatgTGGAATTGAtatccaaatatatttttttacctaTGTTAAACAGAATtatttaatactttttcatcgGTTGGTCATCTTCTTTCATCGGTTGGTCATTCTTTTCGTTCGATcaatataatttgaatatgtgagttttgttcaagttcaataattttaattacgGACAAATATTTTATCGAGTATCTCAATTTGTTTAGATATCTAATTCAACATTGTTATATAATTTAACTGTCCTGttattccaaaaataaaatataataaaactagaaattccatttaaaaaatatattaaagatGTATAGGGACGAACGATGCGACATGGTGGCCGCGTTGCTTCGGCCCAATATGGCAGGAAGCCCAAAACCTAATGCCGAAATGGCGGGAACGCAACTTGATTTGGCGGGAAATCAACCACTCCTATAATAACACTGTTCAGCTTCTTCCCAATGCCTAACCCTCCAAATTGTGAGTTGTATGATAAGTGTATTCTAATCtaaacaaagaaaagaaattgcTATGGTGGGGCTTCCGTACGATTGCCTTGCGAACCCTCTGGGAGCCGTACGCTTGACATTTGATAAGGCGGTGGCGTCCGGATACGATCTGGCGGTGCTCCAAGGCCAGGACTGGGGAGCAGCTGAATTATTCCGCCAATTCTTCTTCGATGATGATTGTCTTTCTCaggttgattttttttccatgaTGCTTTCGTTACTGTATTTGATTTGTCATGTAACCATGATAAGAGGTTTTTAAGTATGTACTTGGATTTTACTTCATGTTatcaaaaacattttccatGAATCGGTGTAAAGCTTAGATTATTTTCTGATTACGAGAAAATCACGATTATTAAACTTGAGATTCCCTCTTCTAGCGTGTTTTTGTATATCATGCTGGTCAGCTGATTCACCGGCTGCTAATGATCGgagaaataatttgaattttttttgggttcTGTTAGTTTGTATCTTTTCACAATTTAGCTGTTACAACGAAGTAGTAAGTGCGGAATGAAATTTAGGCCAATTTTTGTGTTTGTTTTTATCTAACTTTAGGTGCCCATGCTTAGTCCTTCTACCTTAAAATGGGCTCAACCCAATACTCTGGTGCGCTTTCGAGGAATGATACAAGACATGTTGGGCAATGAATTTTATGTTGGCGCATACAAGGTATGTTGCCATGTTTTGCGGTGTTGTACAATTCAGTTGTTTGGTGCTAAGAACAATGGTTAGATTTCAACGATATTTTCGTATTTCTGTTACAGGATGGTGATACATGGAGAACAAACAAATTCGCGGATACTTCTCATTCTCCTATGAATACCTCACTTGATATGCAAATTTGGGAGCGTCGACTACTTTATTGCATTCCTGTGAGTTCATTCATATTTCTTGTTCCCTTTTTTACTTCGTTCTACAAGCTACAGCTCTTGCTCTGTTTTGGTTTTTCGGCATGGTTGATGGCAGTTTAAAATTTTCAGTCCTTTCACTCTCTCTGTTTTAGGTTCCGGGGCAAAATTTTTGGGCTGAATCTTCTCAAGAGGCTGTTAGAAATTCTCATACCAATTTAAGATCTCCACAGAGAGAGAAGCGGCCAAGGGACGATGAAGCAGTTATGGGTGATGTTGATATGAtggtatatttctttttttgttcTCCTGGTTTGTATGCCTGTCCTACTTGTTGTAGGTCGGAATCGTGTTGTTTCCCAGTTTTCCCGTCAAAAACTTTTAAAGCACGCCTAAGATTGAGGAAATATCACTATTTTAACTGAGATATGACATTCCTTCGGCAAGTTAAGTTTTCTGCATTCACTTTTGTTAACATGGATATCAGCTCCTGTAAAATTTGCATGGCTTAGTTGGGATGTGTATTTTGGCATAACATAGTGATAAACTACATTTATTGACAGGAGTTTAATGCCACTGAGGGTTCTCCAAATTCTAAAAAGATGGTACGTAGGAATAACTTAATGGTGTTCCTTTTACTATTGTCATTGTTGATTCTCGTGTCTAGCATGGCATAAATCGCCTagatttttgttcaaaattagCTCTGAGTAGTGGATGTGGGTAAATTCATAAATAACTTAATTCTTCCAAATTTTAATTCTTGTCAGCGGGAGGATGGAGTTTCTTTGGAGCCTTTAACCATGCCACAGACTGTAACTGAGGGAACCTTCTCTAATTTGAGTTTGGTCCCTGATGCTGAAAGACATTCTTTTCCCTGTTTAATAAAGGCAAGTAAATGAGATTTATATCTTAAGTTGCAACTCCCATAAAATGTTTACCATTATGATTCATCTGACACTCGATTGGTTTCATttttatacttcaaattctgcAGATGTATGACACTGTTGAGTCCGAGATAAAgttgaatgatatttttgaatttgtCGGAATCTTGACTTTTGATCCAGAACTTCCTCTAGACAGAGTTGATAATGATGAATTATTGCAAAGTATTGAGGATGAACTGGTTCATCTGCCTCCTTCCAAGGTTTTTTTTCTCCATATGTTACTTCGCCTTGGTTCATTCAGTTTTGGAATAGGGTACCTTTTTTGAGGCAAATAATGGAATCCATATTTGGTTGTTTAagcaactttaaaagttttttttaccCCAGTGGCATGCTGTTTAAAATGCTCGGGGGATACTCATTGCTGGTTTGCGAGGCTTATATGCGGAAGTGTAAATTAACTTGAGATTTTTCCGTTTTTCAGTTTTGCAACTTATTTTTGAATACTTTGTACTCGCGAAAGGCACATCCTACCTTGACCTTTTCTTGATGCGGTAACTTCAGtgttgaattgaaaaagaaatgTTTGTTCAAATAAGCTTTTATAAATTGGCAAAGTTAGAAATATGATATAGAAACGTCAGAGCTTAGAAAAAAGATTAAGTTATAGTTAAAAACATGtctgaaaaagaaagaaatcatgAAAAACCAATGGAGAAAcgaatcaataaaaaaataattaacaaagtGGAGATGTTACTTTTGGAGTCTACAGATTAAATTATTCTAGCAGCTTGATTAATACATTTATAGAAGAGCAAAGCTGCATGTTTTACATCCTGTCTAGTAAACTACTATAAAACCCAGCTTGATTGACATGTCTAGATCAAAAGGTCTGCAAGAAGTGTTGAACCACAATTTAAAATGTCAAGAGGTGCTGAAATGTTGACAATGTACATATTCCAGTGCCTTGCTGTTAAGTTGTTAAGTAACTTCGGAGATGGAACATCCAATGTTTGTATTTATTCATTATAGGTGCCTCGGATCCACTGTATCATACCCCGAAAGCTTACAGTAAATGATTTTCTTTCTGGTCCTGCATTGGAGGTAAGCTCCACAAGCTGTACAACATTCTTATCTTGTTCCATTTCTTGCCAATGCCGGTAGCTAATGCTTCTCTTTGTGATCCTACAGTTAATGCCTAACACAGTGAAAGAACTACGGGAAGCTCTTGTGGGACATTTAACAACTGTTCTTGGAAATGACAGGGTGGCTGCTCAATATATGCTACTGCATCTTTTATCCAGGGTCAGTCACACCTCATTTTCTCACCAAGCACCACGTGTTGACTTGGATAGTGCTTCTTGCATCTTCTAGAGcgtttattttcacaaaattaacatGCCTCACTCTGTGCATCTTTCTTGATATTGCTTTTTGATATGTGAAGGTCCACACAAGAGTTGATTCTGTTGCTGTTGGAAAGTTATCTATAAATCTTACTTGCCTCAGCAAAGAAAGTATGCCTGTTTTCAGCAATCATCTTAAACTCGCTATCGAGTGCCTTCTTCCTTTCACAATAACCTTGCCTATAACGATAAATTATCTCAACACTATTTCACTTGCCCCAAAGAAGGATTACAATACAAACAGGtattcaaaatttcaagtttcTCTGTTTTTATGTAGaccataatattatattaattttgtataGAAGAAGCATAATATTTAAAGGCATGTATACTTTTCATCGTGCAGGCTGGCATTTGGATTTTTGCAATTGGCTGAAGGCTCGCACTTAACCATTGACGAGACCCAATTACAAGCTGGGACACTCAACTCAACTGGGGTTGACAACGCAAGGGTATTAAAAAGCCTGATGGAGTCTCAAACGGTAAACAAAATATAAGATATTCACGCTTCATGTCATCATTGTAAATGAGCTAAAGCTACTATTTGCAACTCGTTTAACTGCTACCTTgtcatcaatttctttttttttttttttcgccAGGTTGAGTACGATTTTACATATTATAAGATGGAGATGCCTGTAGATGTTCAACTGCTTATTCTTTCTGAAGGGAAATCTCATATTTTGCCTGCTGACCTTATTCTCCCGCTTCGTCCATCTTCTGTCGAGTCCCCCTTGACAGTGGATGAAGAAATCCTAAAAGCTTGGAGATGGTACTTGGGTACGATGAAATCTTTATCTCATTCTATTGATCCAGATATGCAAAAGGTTAGAACTAAATCTTGCATTCAAGTTTCACTTTATTTCACTAGAACATGTCTATTCTTACTGTTCTGTGGTTCATAAGGGATAAAAAATACTCATTTCTCGATGTCTTTCAGGTGGTTGAAGACGATCTAGTTGCTGCCAGACGAGCTGATCGAAGTTTAGGCAGCCTTGAATTTAGCAGGTTATTCTAGCCATGGTTTGAGCAATTTGGTTTGATTCTGTCTCCATTCTTTCTCAACTGGATCAATGTCGTCTTTCAGATTGCTTACAATGGGCCGTCTAATGTCCATAAGTTTCGGTGAAAGTCATTTGTCAAAGGAACATTGGCAAATGGTGAAGGAGCTCGAGACAATCAGGAAGGAGAGACTCCAGGAGAAGCCGTGAAAGAACTCGAGCTTAAAAAAGTGATAATTGATTTGTAACTAAACTATTTTCTTCCATCCGTGTACTAAATGAAATGCTTCTGTAAAAACTGTGTTCTAGCAATTAGTACTTCGACCATAACAGCATTCCGGGGTTCAAAAGTACTCTTTCATCGATGTGAATAATATCGATCCAAAATTTATTCTTCAAGCCAGACGTCAAGTGATAACATGTCAGGAAAACTTGATGTTGTCAATAAGTTGCAACAAAATCAGCACCAGCAATCCAAACATACCAATCCGTACGTAAAAATGGGATTAAACAACGTTTAGAGTTAGGTTATATAGATTAAAACGACTGACAAAGAAAGATCCAATGCCGAGAAAATCGATGACATGTGACAAGTATGAATAAAGTACAGAGCGGTGAAATAATTTAGAACTGGGAAACGAATTTTCCCACGCAACCCCAACTAGTTTTGGACAAAAGCTTGAATTGATGATACTTCAACTACTGATGTTGCTCACCTTGCCAAGCCCAAACAATCTCTTTAAGAGCCGGTTTGATATTCCTTTTCAGCATTTTCCTATACTCCATCGTATCACCATCACGCTTCTTCACCTCGACATAATGGAAGGATGAAgtgatttcaaatatttccaCATCTACAGTCAAATTACCATTTCTACCCTCCTTAGACATCTCTAATCTCATTGATTcttcatccttcttcttcacctTCAACTTTAGATGATAGGCAATTTCCTCAAGTTTTGACATGATATGAGACGCTGGTTTCGCTGATGTAAATTGAACCTCGTCCCTTTGGTCATCGTCCACAAACAAACCAGACAAGTCAAATCCTGTGGAGAGAGAGATGATATCAAATGCATTTAAACTAAGAGGTCTTGCAAACTCCATTTTCTTTTTGGGACGAGTCTCACAACAAGAAGATCCAAGAACTTCATCAGTTTCAACAGGAGGCTTTTCAGTATCCCCTACCTGAGTCCTCGCATAGTTGGAATTCAAACCCTTTCGGAACCACACGTTTTCCATGATTCTATCAATGGAAATCCTAGTGTGGGGATTTGAATCAAGGATCCTCGAAAGTAGCCTCCGTGCTTCAGGAGGGAACCAATGAGGACATTTATACTCGGCCATTGATATCTTCCTATACATCTCTATAACATTCGAGTCGTGGAATGGAAGATAACCGGCTAGCATAACGAATAAAATCACCCCACATGACCAAATATCAGCTTTTGCTCCATCATAACCTTTTCTGCTGATCACTTCAGGAGCAACATATGCTGGGGTTCCACAAGTTGTGTGGAGCAAACCATCCCGTCTCTTGGATTTTGAAAGTGCATTCAACCCAAAATCCGATACTTTAAGATTCCCATTTTCGTCCAATAAAAGATTTTCAGGTTTCAGATCACGATGATAAACACCCCTTCTGTGACAGAAGTAGACAGCACAAATCAGTTGCTGAAAGTATTTCCTCGCAATGTCCTCCTTGAGTTTCCCCATGGAAACCTTGTGAAAAAGCTCCCCGCCTTTAGCGTATTCCATCACGAAGAAAATCTTTGTTTTTGTAGCCATTACTTCGTAAAACTGaattatattttcatgtttGATCAATCCCATAACAGATATCTCTCTCTTGGTCTGATTCACAAGTCCAATTTTCAACACCTTTTCTTTATCAATAACCTTAATCGCCACACTCTGTCCTGTTTTAAGGTTCCTACCATAGTAAACTTTAGCAAAACTACCTTGTCCTAACAACCTTCCGAcatcatattttttcatcaatatGTTTTCCTTATTCTCCATGTCAAAGCACAAATCCTAATTTCTTCTCCTGCAAGATACGGCGCTCACAAGGCAGGAGTCTTTGCCGTTATGAACTCAACCGTCTTCGACAACATCGTGCTTCAGCACAACGTGAAGTGGGTAGGTTGCAGCTTCGTTGTGCATTTGGCTGTAAGAATTGATTGCGCAGTCGTATTCACACCtgctattattataaaaattgaaGAAGATTGACCTTGATTTAGGCACAATCTTGCAGACACAGGAGACTGAAGGCTTAGCTTTGAAACACATCTTTCCGCATTCCCGAAAACTTGGGATATCACCAATTTGTGATGAAGATTCTGCAGGTGATATCAAATCAATAGTTGCTCAAGCATAGACCATTGAAATTATGAATGAGAAAATAAAAGTCATGACTTTGACAGTTCTTGTTTTCAGTCTATTATTATCAGACCATATAGAAATTTAATAAACTTAGGTTCATCAGAACGATTTCAATTAAGCTAAAAATAAGATTCTTTTTCATATCGTTCCACATTTTTTTAATCTCGGAACAATATTCAATAAGTGAAAACAATATTAGTTCCATAAGAAGACCCACGTAGTTAAACACATAAATGACATCATCTTTAACCTTGTAATGAAAGTTTCTCGACTGAATCGATCTTTAACTTGATCTACCAAATCGATCTTTAACTTGATCTacctatatatataattgaactCAGAGAGCTTGCTTCATATTGATCCATTCCCCACAACTTTCATTGCTTTGTTTACGGAACTTAAAAGTCGAACAAGGCAATATCCATTACAAACCATAATTTACCAATCAGTTTTATTGAATCAAATTACAACATCAAATAAAACCAAGCGCAATTGACGTTCGGCAAAGAATCAGTCCttcagataaaaaaaattctgcaaCGATAAATGGCGGCCCATTCAAGATACAAGATATGCTAAATCGCATTATCAATCAAAATTCGTCAGTCATCCACAACATAGCAccaagaaaacaaaacaaaacaaaaattacagAAACAAAGGATGGTAATAATGCAAGTCCATTCAAAACTCCATGCTCAAACAAAATCCCGTGATtcaaaaactcaaaaaaatttaagagcTGCACACATaccacaaaaaagaaaaaagaaatagaTAATTGAATAGACGGTGATACATCCAGATCCCAGAACCAGTTTTTTCCTGCTAAATTGAAcaagaaacatgaaaaatggAGATGGGTTCGTGCAAAAATCATACCTTGGTGAAGAAAAGATCTTCGGTTTTGATCAGAAACAGCCGAAGCCTCTgggaaagaaaaacaaataaaggCGCTGAGAAGCACGATTTGCGTGTAGATTCTTCAAAAATGCCAAGAATCTCCCATTTTAGAATGAGCTATTTCTGGTATGCCAGTGTTTGCAGTTGTGTTTAGACAAGTAATTAGCGGTGTTTGAGGTAATGCCTTCCGTGAAACAAGTCAttcttattaatatttataataaaaaataatatttttaacataatgaatatctaaataagagatccgtctcacagattacaACTCATAGCacagtctcacacaagtttttgtgatacaaaaattaatattgagTTGCTTgacaatattaattttttaaggaATATCCCTTATCATAAAGacacaatttttatttataaaattagttaaaatatACACCATTCAACTAACACTGTCTAGTCAATTGAGCAATTATTTTTAACACCGATgagtaataaataatatttttttataaattaaatctgattaaaacaatatgatatgttttttttaaaaaaaacaattatcttATTTCTTAAGAAAAATTTGTCTTaagattcaaaatatattaaatccaGATTGAGATAATATGATATCAATGCTACCTAATATCGTCACCCAATTTTATTCGGATTTACAAGTTTAGAATTTACGAACCGATAAAATCCGATGATCGAATTATCATTTCCAAAGAAAAACACTCTGATCCCCATAGTTTCTCTCATCGAATTTGTGAGAAAAGGTATATGTatagattaattaatttgatcttGTAGCCACACTCCAAAAACGTGAATGCGGAGAAATCAAGAGGGATTTGTCATACATGTGGGGAGGAGAatctatgaattttaaaaagtgTGATGCAACGTTGCTTGCTTTGCATCAGTAAAATCATGACACTTGTATGGACAGAtaatatgaatccacgtacacATCTtccatttatattttaattcaaataatattataattatccaactacaatttaaaatatattataatttaatatatatatatttgcgttacttaaataattaaaaaattattaaatttacgACCAAAACAACAAGTTTAAAATACTTGGGAAGTCCgggttttgatttttgaaactCGGCTCTTACGTGGTTATTTCAAAGGCCGGGGTTTAATTTCAAAACTATAAGttttcttataaatttttttaattattttgtttactattaatattgaatatcgataaaaataataataaggggcaaaatttaaattttttccccttaaaattattgaaatcaaATCTCCCCGAAATATGGAATGAATTAAACCCACCTTTCTAAAACAAGCTATCGCATCATTACTATTAAACAATCGAAAAATAATCAAGTGACATACTATATTTCAATAGAGTGTCGTAATTTTCCTTCTGATTTGCATAGATGGAATCGACCATTTCTCTACATAAAAAAACAATCAATTTCACAAATCTATCAGAAAAGAAATATTACTAGATTGAAGAGATAGGGCGAGAGAAAGTCGCATCTTCATAACCCACTATCTCCAAATGAGAACTCACTCTTCTTGTAAAATGTTTGAAAAATATACTATAGTATAAGACCATCTTCACTTTATTTTTGTCCACTCAACTCCAAGTTGCATAGATATTTACATTTTGATCATTTACCAACCACATTTGTATATATTACATTAAACTAACTTCTGGACCAGAGTTGAGACAATGTCCCTCCACTCGCTTCTAAAGATCacacatatcatatatattatattgaagaaagaaaGATTACCTGTCATTCACAGACTGTAAAGCATGAAGTAGCCAAAATTTGGAGTCGATTCTAATTTTAAAACAGCCTTTTTATTTTGAGTGATCCAATCATTTGTTTTTCAGTCTTTGTTCGAAAAGTTGATAtcgaaatatcatatattagtactatatttttaatgttttgtactAATTTTCATTCGAAAAAGATACGCGTCATAAATATCAATAGTTTTTATACATGTTTGGAtaatacaaaatcatatattagtaataGATTTGAAACATTTTGTACTCGAATATCATGTATTAACATCATATTTCAATGTTTGTGACTATTTTCATTTGAGAAAAGTatgtgtaataataataatatcaatacTTGTTATACATTTCGAATACTCAAAAATTGTATATTAGTGTCAAATTTGAAATATGTTGTagtcaaatatcatatattagcatcagattttcaatgttttgtatcaaatttcatatgagaaaacaattaaagGCTTGGGGAGTGCATAAACATAAAAGTGAATAAGAGACTGtagaaatttttttgatataacGAAGATTGAACACATATACAACTATGATGTCGTGGATTTATTGATCATTTACACTCAAAACAATTGTACCAAAAAGTTATTGATTATCAATAAAACAACAATATTGTCTTCTTGCAATTCAGAAAAATTTATTCCCATCATTGTTTCTATAATTCATATACACTTAAAAATTGTTGAAGGGCTTGTGATTGTGAATattaatcaatttttatttttattgaaataagtctttcgtgagacggtcttacataTCTTTATTGTGAGACGTGTCAGCGCTACTTATATgtacaataaaagtaatattttttacatgaaaaataattttttttctgagtgactcaaataaaatatatctttCACGAAATTGATATGGTCTCACGAGAGTTTTTGTGTTGTTATTTTACCTCTCATTACCCAAGTTCAAAGCCCAGTTAGTCCAATTCACAGAACGACACACATTTCTTATGGGCTCGCAACAAAAAACTGGGCCTCGTTGTCAGTAGCTGGGAAAATTATTCTGATAGGCCGTCTGATATTCAAGGTGGACTCGCTTTTTTCAAGATTTGATGATAAAATTAACAAATTCGCGATTTTGTATAATCCTTCCGACCTTAAAAAGTCctgattaaatttaggaatattggTGAgatgtttttcaaaaataaaatttatagaatgtttaaaattttactattgtgagatggtctcatgagtcaattttatgagaggGATGTCCAACTCAATCCagtccataaaaaaaattaatttttatgtcaaaattattattttctttctaAATAATATAGACTAGATCAATTCGTCTAACAAACATAAATCCATGAGACCGGAGAGTTACTCGtactttttcaaatattatgtTGATAATTGa comes from the Primulina huaijiensis isolate GDHJ02 chromosome 8, ASM1229523v2, whole genome shotgun sequence genome and includes:
- the LOC140982769 gene encoding mini-chromosome maintenance complex-binding protein gives rise to the protein MVGLPYDCLANPLGAVRLTFDKAVASGYDLAVLQGQDWGAAELFRQFFFDDDCLSQVPMLSPSTLKWAQPNTLVRFRGMIQDMLGNEFYVGAYKDGDTWRTNKFADTSHSPMNTSLDMQIWERRLLYCIPVPGQNFWAESSQEAVRNSHTNLRSPQREKRPRDDEAVMGDVDMMEFNATEGSPNSKKMREDGVSLEPLTMPQTVTEGTFSNLSLVPDAERHSFPCLIKMYDTVESEIKLNDIFEFVGILTFDPELPLDRVDNDELLQSIEDELVHLPPSKVPRIHCIIPRKLTVNDFLSGPALELMPNTVKELREALVGHLTTVLGNDRVAAQYMLLHLLSRVHTRVDSVAVGKLSINLTCLSKESMPVFSNHLKLAIECLLPFTITLPITINYLNTISLAPKKDYNTNRLAFGFLQLAEGSHLTIDETQLQAGTLNSTGVDNARVLKSLMESQTVEYDFTYYKMEMPVDVQLLILSEGKSHILPADLILPLRPSSVESPLTVDEEILKAWRWYLGTMKSLSHSIDPDMQKVVEDDLVAARRADRSLGSLEFSRLLTMGRLMSISFGESHLSKEHWQMVKELETIRKERLQEKP
- the LOC140982770 gene encoding CBL-interacting protein kinase 2-like is translated as MENKENILMKKYDVGRLLGQGSFAKVYYGRNLKTGQSVAIKVIDKEKVLKIGLVNQTKREISVMGLIKHENIIQFYEVMATKTKIFFVMEYAKGGELFHKVSMGKLKEDIARKYFQQLICAVYFCHRRGVYHRDLKPENLLLDENGNLKVSDFGLNALSKSKRRDGLLHTTCGTPAYVAPEVISRKGYDGAKADIWSCGVILFVMLAGYLPFHDSNVIEMYRKISMAEYKCPHWFPPEARRLLSRILDSNPHTRISIDRIMENVWFRKGLNSNYARTQVGDTEKPPVETDEVLGSSCCETRPKKKMEFARPLSLNAFDIISLSTGFDLSGLFVDDDQRDEVQFTSAKPASHIMSKLEEIAYHLKLKVKKKDEESMRLEMSKEGRNGNLTVDVEIFEITSSFHYVEVKKRDGDTMEYRKMLKRNIKPALKEIVWAWQGEQHQ